In one Polaribacter sp. ALD11 genomic region, the following are encoded:
- a CDS encoding molybdopterin molybdotransferase MoeA, which produces MISLTQALETVLNSTQDFGIEEIPFMKSVGRILKEEIRADRDFPPFNRVSMDGIAIDYTLFKSGQRAFKIEGVQAAGREQLTLKNPENCIEVMTGAVLPNKANTVIRYEDVETNNGYAKIIAEGIFDAQNIHSKGKDGRSGDLLIEENTRISAAEIGVLATVGKSFVKVAKQPKVMIVSTGDELVGVDETPLEHQIRRSNVFTLVSLLERLNIPSETAHITDDKSALKAKIKAYLKEYDVLLFSGAVSKGKYDFLPEVFDDLGVEKLFHKVAQRPGKPFWFGQKTFLSTGDSNLEAIDKYHKNTIVFGFPGNPISTFVNCLAYFYPWYYKSVGVETKQEMAVLGEDVSFRPNLVFFLQVRLQIENGELIAFPVSGNGSGDLASLVKTDAFIKLPNDKTEFKSGEIFNIIRYR; this is translated from the coding sequence TCAACTCAAGATTTTGGAATTGAAGAAATTCCGTTTATGAAATCTGTAGGTAGAATTTTAAAAGAAGAAATTAGAGCAGATAGAGATTTTCCGCCATTTAATAGAGTTTCTATGGACGGAATTGCAATTGACTATACTTTATTTAAAAGCGGACAAAGAGCTTTTAAAATTGAAGGAGTTCAAGCAGCAGGAAGAGAGCAATTGACTCTTAAAAATCCTGAAAATTGTATTGAAGTAATGACAGGTGCAGTTTTGCCAAACAAAGCGAATACAGTTATTCGTTATGAAGATGTAGAAACGAACAATGGTTATGCAAAAATAATAGCTGAAGGTATTTTCGATGCCCAAAATATTCATTCAAAAGGAAAAGATGGAAGAAGTGGCGATTTATTAATTGAAGAAAACACACGAATCTCAGCAGCAGAAATTGGGGTTTTGGCAACTGTAGGAAAATCGTTTGTAAAAGTAGCAAAACAACCAAAAGTAATGATTGTTTCTACGGGAGATGAATTGGTTGGCGTTGATGAAACTCCGTTGGAACATCAAATAAGAAGAAGCAATGTTTTTACGTTGGTTTCGTTATTAGAAAGATTAAATATTCCTTCTGAAACAGCTCATATAACAGATGATAAATCAGCTTTAAAAGCTAAAATTAAAGCCTATCTAAAAGAATACGATGTATTACTTTTTAGTGGAGCAGTTAGCAAAGGAAAATACGATTTTTTACCAGAAGTTTTTGATGATTTAGGTGTAGAAAAACTATTTCATAAAGTTGCCCAAAGACCAGGTAAACCTTTTTGGTTCGGACAAAAAACTTTTTTAAGTACAGGCGATTCGAATTTAGAGGCAATTGATAAATATCATAAGAACACAATCGTGTTCGGGTTTCCAGGGAACCCGATTTCGACTTTTGTAAATTGTTTAGCGTATTTTTATCCTTGGTATTATAAATCTGTAGGAGTAGAAACAAAACAAGAAATGGCTGTTTTAGGAGAAGATGTTTCTTTTAGACCTAATTTAGTGTTTTTTTTACAAGTAAGATTACAGATTGAAAACGGTGAACTAATTGCGTTTCCTGTTTCAGGAAATGGTTCTGGAGATTTAGCAAGTTTGGTAAAAACAGATGCTTTTATTAAGTTACCAAATGATAAAACAGAATTTAAAAGTGGAGAGATTTTTAATATAATTCGCTATCGCTAA